The nucleotide window CGCGCCCAACTCCAGATACTCCTCGCCGGTCCTGGCCACCTCGTCGACGGCGTCGTCGACCGGCAGCGGCGTCTCGACGGCGAAGCCACAGTCGCTGGCCTCGGCGAGCTGGTGTAGCGAGCGGGCCAGCCCGTCGCTGGAATCCATCATCGCCGTCGCGTGGGGGGCCAGCGCCCGCCCGGCCGCGACCCGTGGCTCGAACCGGAAGAGGCCGTTCGCCCGTTCGACGTCGCCGCGCTCGAACAGCCTCAGCGCGGCGCCGCTGCGGCCGAGCGTCCCGGTCACGCAGACCGCTTCGCCGGGGCTGGCGCCCGACCGGCGGACCGGGTCCGGCGCCCGGCCGAGCGCGGTCGTGGCGACGGTGAACTCGTCGTGGCCGTCGAGGTCGCCCCCGACGTAGGCGCCGCCGGTCAGCTCACAGACCTCGCGTGCGCCTGCGACGAAAGCCGCGATCTCCTCCCACTCGAAGGTCGGCGCGCCGTAGACGGCGACGGCGGCCACCGCCTCGGCACCCATCGCCGCCAGATCCGACAGCGACGCGCCGACCGCCCGCCAGCCCGCCGTGTACCGGGTCGTCCCCGCCGGGAAGTCGGTGCGGTCGTGGAGCATGTCGGTCGTCAGCGCGAGCCCGTCCACGACGGCGGCGTCGTCGCCGGCCGCCGGGAGCGTGTCGGCGAGGTGGCGGAGCGCGGCCCGTTCGTCCATGGGGCGGGTTCGTCCGCCGGGCCCAAAGGCACGTCGCACGCGGGGCGGACCGGCTCGGTCGGCCGTCGGACGGCCCGGGCGACAGCGGGCATCCGGAGGCTTGAAGCCCGGGCCGTCCCACGGCCGGGGTATGGACGGCGACCGCCTCAAGACAGCCGCCGGGTTCGTCGCGGCGGTCGCGCTGCTCGTCGTCATCGTCTGGTACATCGGCTTCGACGAGGTCGTCGCGGCGCTGCTGCGTGGCGACCCCGGGATCGCCGCCCTGACCCTCCCCGTCGCCGTCGTCTGGCTCTCCGCGTGGGGGCTGTCGCTGTACACGGTCCTCGGGGCGCTCGGCGCGCCGATCAGGCCCCACAAGGCGGTCTTCGTGTTCACCGCCGCGGTGTTTTCGAACAACATCACGCCGTTCGGGCAGGCCGGCGGGGAGCCGGTGAGCGCGATGTTCATCTCCTCGGCCTCGGACAGCGAGTACGAGACCGGGCTGGCGGCCATCGCCAGCGTCGAC belongs to Salinirussus salinus and includes:
- the thiL gene encoding thiamine-phosphate kinase — its product is MDERAALRHLADTLPAAGDDAAVVDGLALTTDMLHDRTDFPAGTTRYTAGWRAVGASLSDLAAMGAEAVAAVAVYGAPTFEWEEIAAFVAGAREVCELTGGAYVGGDLDGHDEFTVATTALGRAPDPVRRSGASPGEAVCVTGTLGRSGAALRLFERGDVERANGLFRFEPRVAAGRALAPHATAMMDSSDGLARSLHQLAEASDCGFAVETPLPVDDAVDEVARTGEEYLELGAFFGEDFELVCTLPEAEVEAAREALSVPLTRVGTATDSGVTLDGEPLPDRGYTH